One region of Mucilaginibacter sp. 14171R-50 genomic DNA includes:
- the dinB gene encoding DNA polymerase IV has protein sequence MDAFYASVEQRDFPEYRGKPLVVGGLPEGRGGVVATASYEARKFGIRSAMPSRQALKLCPHAIFVRPRFAAYKEVSQKIREIFSRYTDLIEPLSLDEAYLDVTNDKLNIGSAIDIAQQIKQAIKDELNLTASAGVSVNKFVAKIASDIKKPDGLTFIGPSPIEAFMENLPVEKFYGVGRVTAEKMRKQGLFTGADLKKLSEDAMIAQFGKAGAFYYRIVRGIDDRQVQSHRETKSIGAEDTFAYDLTSLEEMNAELDKIAKTVHDRLLRYQLKGRTITLKIKYSDFRQITRSQSLPSCIDDLDTLLITSKNLLAATDIENSKIRLLGITISNFFPAENRQKPKNDQLSLFDY, from the coding sequence ATGGACGCGTTTTACGCATCTGTTGAGCAGCGCGACTTCCCCGAATACCGCGGTAAACCACTGGTAGTAGGCGGCCTGCCCGAAGGGCGGGGCGGCGTAGTGGCAACGGCCAGTTACGAAGCGCGCAAATTCGGCATCCGTTCGGCCATGCCATCCAGGCAGGCGTTGAAGCTTTGTCCGCATGCTATATTTGTAAGGCCGCGCTTTGCAGCCTATAAAGAGGTGTCACAAAAGATCCGCGAGATATTCAGCCGCTATACTGATCTGATAGAGCCGCTTTCATTAGATGAAGCTTATCTTGACGTTACCAACGATAAATTGAATATAGGATCTGCCATAGACATTGCACAGCAAATAAAACAGGCTATAAAAGATGAACTGAACCTTACCGCATCGGCAGGGGTATCAGTCAACAAATTCGTAGCAAAAATTGCATCAGATATAAAAAAACCTGATGGTTTAACATTTATCGGCCCGTCACCTATTGAAGCTTTTATGGAGAACCTGCCGGTTGAAAAATTTTACGGCGTAGGTAGGGTTACCGCCGAAAAAATGAGGAAACAGGGTTTGTTTACGGGTGCCGATCTTAAAAAGCTATCCGAAGATGCCATGATAGCGCAGTTTGGCAAGGCCGGCGCTTTTTATTACCGTATTGTGCGCGGCATAGACGACCGGCAAGTTCAGTCACACCGCGAAACAAAGTCGATTGGCGCCGAAGATACCTTTGCGTATGACCTGACCAGCCTGGAAGAAATGAACGCCGAATTGGATAAAATTGCCAAAACGGTACATGATCGTCTGCTTAGGTATCAATTGAAAGGTCGTACCATTACGCTGAAGATAAAATACAGCGATTTCAGGCAGATAACCCGCAGCCAATCGCTACCCTCGTGTATTGACGATCTGGATACACTATTAATTACGTCAAAAAACCTTTTGGCTGCAACTGATATTGAAAATAGCAAAATCCGATTGTTAGGGATCACTATTTCTAACTTTTTCCCGGCTGAAAACAGGCAAAAGCCTAAAAACGATCAGCTTTCACTCTTCGATTATTAA
- a CDS encoding thiamine pyrophosphokinase, with amino-acid sequence MSSHHIVREKQEPALLLLGLSNFSAELLGQLLEWSPTVITIPFVAEQLNAFEIKIDFIVSDELNEDLQSDIKLIHPQGASMIEAAMKYLMKHDYQAVNVVADDVDLQALAVFADKINVVIYTGNKKTYAVSSGFSKWKPAGEIIRILSVYLNLQFSGLSQLDEKTFITTKDGFIRLNFDGDLIFIAEDI; translated from the coding sequence ATGTCATCGCACCACATTGTACGCGAAAAGCAGGAACCCGCCCTGCTGTTGCTTGGGCTAAGCAATTTTTCGGCCGAGCTGCTGGGCCAATTGCTTGAATGGAGCCCGACCGTTATTACCATACCATTTGTTGCTGAACAACTAAATGCCTTTGAAATAAAGATAGACTTTATCGTTAGCGATGAACTGAACGAAGACCTGCAATCGGATATTAAACTGATACACCCGCAAGGTGCATCAATGATTGAGGCGGCTATGAAATACCTGATGAAACACGATTACCAGGCCGTAAACGTGGTTGCAGATGATGTTGACCTGCAAGCGCTCGCGGTGTTCGCAGATAAAATTAATGTGGTGATTTACACCGGCAATAAAAAAACATATGCGGTTAGCTCCGGATTCAGCAAGTGGAAGCCTGCCGGCGAAATAATTCGTATTTTATCAGTATATTTAAACCTGCAATTCAGCGGGTTAAGCCAGTTAGATGAAAAAACATTTATTACCACAAAGGATGGCTTTATCCGCCTGAATTTCGACGGCGATCTTATTTTTATAGCTGAAGACATTTAA
- a CDS encoding DUF6515 family protein, with translation MKTGYKKLLSIALSGMMILGLGFSASAQHRGSSGGGGGGRSSGGGGGGGSFSRPSSGGGSFSRPSGSFSRPSSGNVGISRPSGSFNRPSSGNVGISRPSGSFSRPLGGNVGVTRPSGSFTRPQGVRGSYQGRTNAYSNSYSHRPSVGRPYTGNYGRGVYRGNYGRYGYGYRNGYYRPRYFNRGFYNYRGYYSSYYLPRIGFSIGVLPYGYYPFYWGDYQYYYSDGLYYQYNDNQYTVVEPPIGAQVNALPSKAEPITINGEQFYESNGVYYRAVTKDDGSVVYEVAGKDGELNTGDDGAGAEYDQPYQVGDILTTLPQDSRKIKVNGEKLFVAPDGTYFQETRDENNNKVYKVVGLSTDEPADEN, from the coding sequence ATGAAAACAGGATATAAAAAATTATTAAGTATTGCCTTAAGCGGGATGATGATCCTCGGTTTAGGGTTTTCTGCAAGCGCGCAGCACAGGGGTAGCAGTGGCGGTGGCGGCGGCGGTAGGTCTTCAGGTGGTGGTGGTGGTGGCGGTAGCTTCAGTCGCCCATCAAGTGGTGGCGGTAGCTTTAGCAGGCCTTCGGGTAGTTTTAGCCGTCCGTCAAGCGGTAACGTTGGTATCAGCAGGCCATCGGGCAGTTTCAACCGTCCGTCAAGCGGCAACGTCGGTATCAGCAGGCCATCTGGCAGTTTTAGCCGCCCCTTGGGTGGTAATGTCGGCGTAACCAGGCCATCGGGCAGCTTCACACGTCCGCAAGGTGTAAGGGGCAGTTACCAGGGTCGTACCAATGCCTACAGTAACTCTTATTCGCACAGGCCAAGCGTTGGCCGCCCGTACACAGGCAACTATGGCCGTGGCGTTTATCGCGGTAATTATGGCCGTTATGGTTATGGATACAGAAACGGTTACTATCGGCCGCGCTATTTTAATCGCGGGTTTTATAACTACCGGGGATATTACAGCTCGTATTATTTACCACGTATTGGTTTCAGCATAGGCGTATTGCCTTACGGATACTACCCATTTTACTGGGGCGATTATCAGTACTATTATTCAGATGGTTTATATTACCAGTATAATGATAACCAGTACACCGTAGTTGAGCCGCCGATTGGCGCGCAGGTAAATGCTTTGCCATCAAAAGCTGAACCTATTACAATAAACGGCGAGCAATTTTACGAATCGAACGGTGTTTACTACCGCGCGGTTACAAAAGATGATGGTAGTGTTGTTTACGAAGTAGCCGGTAAAGACGGTGAACTGAACACTGGTGATGATGGCGCAGGCGCCGAATACGACCAGCCGTACCAGGTGGGTGATATTTTAACCACCTTGCCACAGGATAGCCGTAAAATAAAAGTGAATGGTGAAAAATTGTTTGTTGCGCCGGATGGAACGTACTTCCAGGAAACCCGGGATGAAAACAACAACAAAGTTTATAAAGTGGTAGGCCTTTCGACAGATGAGCCTGCTGACGAGAACTAA